The nucleotide sequence TTGTACTCCTGCGTGAGCTTCTCCTGGTTCTCTGCCTTGAGCTGATCCTGCGCCTGTCCGGCAGCATGCAGCGAGGTGGTCAGGAAGTGGAACACATCGTGGTCATCGGCCAGACCGCCCGTGGCGGCCGAGATGCCAAAGAATCCGTTCTTGGGCAGATTCACGCCATCCGCCCGCAGACACAGCTCGTAATCATCGTTGTTGTTGGTCATTCCATTGTGGATGAGCACGGTGAGCACATTGTTGTAGTACTCGATGCGCGCCCGCGTGGGGAAGGGCTTGTTGCGGAAATCGCGGAGGCAACCGCTCAGGAGCTGGGTGGTTCCATCGTTGGCATGGTCATAGAGCTTAGTGCCATCGTTGAGCACCGCACTGATGTAGGGATTGTTGTGCTTGTTGTCGTTGTCAAAGGAGTCGAACATGATGGCCAGACCGTTCCAGCGGTCGGAGGACCCAAAGACCGGCCCATTGTAGTCGCCCTTCTCCGTGGTGTACCAGAAGGCCAGACCATCGGCTCCGATTCGACCACGTCCCGTCACCCGGAACACGATCTCCACGTCCCACCAGTCGAAGTTCGTCTGCGATTTCGTCCAGATGGCACCCTTCTGGGAGCGCAGAGATGGCGCCACGCGCACACTTTCCGAACTGGCGATGGCATCTGCAATGGGGAGCAACAAGTTGTGGCTATAGAAACACCCGGGGAATCGTGCTCAAATCAAAAATGAAATCCAAACAAAGTGCCTGCGTGTACACTTGGCCGCCTCGCGCCATCTCGCTCGCACCAACGGCGGCAGAGCGGCAGCGAGTGGGCCAAAACAACTGACGTGGAGCTGCTTCCCCCACCCGTACTCACTTCCCCCGTATTCCCAGAACGGCACGGTCCCATCTTTCTGGGCCAGGTACGGCGGCTTGAACGAGTACTTGTACTCGAAGCGACGGTGCACGCCCACGGCGCCGGGACTCAGGTTGCCGGTGACCTCGGAGCAGGGGTTCCACGCCAGGAAGCACAAAATGGCCAGGAAAGTGGGCCGCATTTTGCAGTTATATGTTGACAATAGAGATGCAAGAAATTCGATATCACCATCGATTGGATTGGATTAATAATCGTAAGCAAACGTAAGTCGGGAAACGTAAGCAAACGTAAGTGTCAACAAAAGAGGGAGAGGGAAGATGTATTTTTTGATAGAGATGGTAGTTGCAGTAAAACGTAAGCAAATGTCAGTAACGTAAGCAAACATAAGAACTGTCACGCAGATTTGGGAACGCAAGGAGGGTGTCCCCGCTAACTTATCAATATCCCCCAAGCCCGCCCAATTCAAAAGCTTCTGCTATCAATTTTCTTTATGAAGTTGAGGTggaaaaacatttattttgaaaatttacGTTCCGTTACAAAACAAACAGAAATGTAGCAAAATACACGCCATTCGCATGTGCTGATGCACACTTTCACGACTTACATACAAACATGTTTATCAATACAATATAATTATTGTAAAATTATTTCGTTAGTTATTTCAATTGCCTTTTGCGTGATATCACCAAAGTAGTACTACATCCATCTCTCCAAAATTCCTTTAGCACAGTGTCTAAGTATAtatgtttacttatttattctTTGTTTTTGGTTTCCCGTTTGTAGTTTTCGTAGAGCTTACAGCTAGAATTAATATAGGTTTTACTGCCTCGGTAGCACATAGTGTGGGctttataaaatattgttaGTTGCTCAGTTTAAGTGATAGCTTCGTGTGCAGATCGGTGTGTGTGGGATAGTCATTAAGGGCGATCGTGCCGCAAGTCGCACCATTTCACAAATGTTAGTTACTCATTTTGAATCACAATCACTTTCGTGTTAGTTGTGTGCGCCATAAAAAAtaactaaaactaaaactcGAGTAAGAACAAAATGAAATGGGTGGTTTTTTTCTTGGTTTATTACAAAATCATAATTAAACAAAGGCGCTACGGGGTAGCGGAAGTGTAAATTATGCATGAGCGTGCAATTTAATAATCTTTTCAATTTATTACAAATACGATAATAAATTATGCTTAAATGGGTTTTGTGTGTTTCCTAAAGTGGAAATTATAGGCGATCAAGTCGTTAAGTACTGTCAGAAATCATAACAGTGGACATCTCTTAATTCTGGGTTTAGAATGTTAAACTCGCATAAAGTAAACGTGCGCACCCTAGactacaaaatacaaaaactatatgtatgtatacatattctagaatatatatatatcgtaATTGTTAGGTTCTTTTTCAGTGTATAAGATCAGTTATCAGAGGATTTCGGGATCCAGATCCAATCCGTTTTCTGTTATTTGCTTCTCTCGCTTTAGAGCTTTCTTCTTTCAATTGGTTTCTTCTAAATTCAAGATCACTTTATAACCTAGGCAATTTCAAGACATCTTACATTTAATCGGGTGTGAAATCGATTCGAACGCAGTTCAAAAGCAAAATTAGGaacgaaaataaaacaagttTGCTGAATCGCGTCTcttgtgtgggtgtgtggctTGTGTGTTTCATAAACTGGATAACAAATGCGTTTGATAAGCGCCA is from Drosophila suzukii chromosome 3, CBGP_Dsuzu_IsoJpt1.0, whole genome shotgun sequence and encodes:
- the ergic53 gene encoding protein ERGIC-53 encodes the protein MRPTFLAILCFLAWNPCSEVTGNLSPGAVGVHRRFEYKYSFKPPYLAQKDGTVPFWEYGGNAIASSESVRVAPSLRSQKGAIWTKSQTNFDWWDVEIVFRVTGRGRIGADGLAFWYTTEKGDYNGPVFGSSDRWNGLAIMFDSFDNDNKHNNPYISAVLNDGTKLYDHANDGTTQLLSGCLRDFRNKPFPTRARIEYYNNVLTVLIHNGMTNNNDDYELCLRADGVNLPKNGFFGISAATGGLADDHDVFHFLTTSLHAAGQAQDQLKAENQEKLTQEYKEYQDKLEKQKQEYKKEHPDEHKDEEDWEEFYESENQRELRQIWQGQSQIADHLRELSRKVDEIIGRQETTLSLVSRNAGQALPPPAVGGVPQQQLPVGAVSRTDVDLLLTNQNMLLSSIREIRQLVGDINVRTDNIQTNQKHAPTAQIQSTGYDVQTLIAEMRDGMNQVKQGITHVGQRLGAPQGAAQVANCPTGNCVGVTLFLSVTVVQLLLVFIYNVFKNRSEAQAKKFY